The genome window ctgggtgacagagcaagaccctgtcttaaaaaaaatttttttaatgggcaaaagatgtgaatagacatttatcaaaagaagacatacaaatgacaagtatatgaaaaggtgctcaacatcactcatcaccagagaaatgcaaatcaaaactacaatgagatatcatttcatcgCAGTTAAAATGGCCTATATccaaaagacaaacaataacaaatgctgatgaggatgcggagaaaagagaacccttgtacactgttggcaggaatgtaaattagtacagccactatggagaatagtttggagattcctcaaaaaactaaaaatagagctaccacataatccagcaatgccactgataggtatataccccaaagaaaggagaTCAGTATATCTAAGATACacttgcactcccatgtttattgcagcaccgttcacaacagccaagatttggaaacaacctaagcaTCTATCAacagacaaataaagaaaatgtggtttatgtACACAACATAGTAgcattcagccattaaaaaaaaatgagatcctgttatttgcaacaaaaTGGATGCAACCGatgtcattatgttaaatgaaataggCCAGGTACAGAatgacaaactttgcatgttctcacttatttgtgggagctaaaaattaattgaactaacagagatagagagtagaatgatggttacaaGGCTGGGCAGGGTAGTGGGGAATTAAGGAGtggagtggggatggttaattgGTACAAAAGTATAGACAGAATTGGATCTAGTATTTAACAGCAcaagagtgactatagtcaacgataattcattaaacatttaaaaataactaagagtataattggattgtttgtagcacaaagaaaggataaacaTTTGAGATGATGGCTACTCCAtgtaccctgatgtgattattattgtatgcctgtatcaaaatctcatgtacctcataaataccatgtacccacaaaaaaataaaaataaaaaaaattaaacgaATTTTGTGGATTAGATTGGCACAACTTTCAGgaatttatgtgtttatttttaattttcgtggttacatagtaggtgtatatatttaaaaatatggaaccCTTTCACGAATTTGCATGTTACCCTTGGGCAGCGGCCATGCTAATGTCTGTATTGTTCTAATTTTAGTACATGCGCTGCAGAATTAAGCACTGCTTTCAGGAATttaagtactttattttattattattttttttgagacggagtctcactttttggcccaggctgagtgcagtgccggatctcagctcactgcaacctccgcctccgggttgaagccattctcctgcctcagcctcctgagtagctgggattaaagacacgtgccaccacgcccgggactagtttttgtatttttttagtagagacgggtttcaccatgttggtcaggctggtctggaacttctgacctcaggtgatcgaccagcctcggccttccaaaaggAATTTAGGTACTTTAAAATGCTGTTATGTATGTTAATGGAAAAGTAACTACATGCTTCATTTTCAGAACCAACCACATTCAAATGAAATGAGCGCGTCGAACCGACaaaagctcaaaaaaaaaaaaaaagaaaagaaaaacatataattCTTAAAAGTGGTTAATATACTTTTAGATTGCATAACCCTGGTGGCAGTCTGAGTCCTGATTTTCTTTTAAGCTCCCAAGACTCCAAAATACCTGCTCATTACAAGTCTGTTCAGTGACAACATTCAGTAAAACTTaacatttgttttacaaaattatattgaaatatataaacGAACCTGTATTTTAAGCACAAAAATACGGCTTTTTTGGAAGCGGAGCTAACCATTTCCGTAGAAAAGCAGATGCAATCAATCTCTCCTGGGTTTTGTCCTCCCCAcctctgatttttgacaaaccgaATAAGGACACTCACTACTGAATACTTTTCTGACTCCCTATTGCATCACAAACGCCTGCAGGGGCTTAAAAAGCGGCAAGCGTTCCCGCCCTTCCCCACGGACCGGTGTGGTCTGGGGCGGGCCTGAGCACCTGGATTTTCACCCAGCGTGCTGGTAATTCCTACActtgtgtgtgtttgagagacATAAAGAAGAGAGGATGACCTCTTCCCGGAAGCGGGACTTCCATAAAAGAACCGTCGGGGGCGGGTCCCGGGCACCTGTGGTTTGGTGAGTCCCCCAGGTGACTGTGATGAGGGGGTCAGGGGTGGAGGCACCCGGAAGCTCCGCGGTCTGCACCCCAGCAGCGCGAGGAAAATGCCCAAAGGTGGGTTCTCAGGCGTGGGAAGCTCGACCCTTCCTGGGGTCCTCGGCGAGGTGGCCGAGGACGCGCCTTACGCCAGGACCTCCGCTGGGCCGCCTGGGTGGCCCGAGTTCTCGGCAGCTTCTTTTCCGCTCGTCCCTCGGCCCTCTCGGCGCGCACCCACCAGCCTCACCAAGTCGCACACGGAGGGGCGGCGGGGACCAGACCGAGGTCCAGGTCCCGATTGCTGCCGCTGGGGCCGCGCGGTTTGCCGGCAGACCTCGGCTCCCTGCCCGCGCAGCCTCGGCTCCGTCAGGCCCGGCCCCTCGCCCAAGCCCCGGCTCCACCAATCGCAGACTTCGCCCGCCGCCGCCGCACCTGCGAGGAGGGGCccgcgcgccgccgccgccgccgtcgcAGCGTCCCCGCCCTGCTCCGCCCCTACCGCGGCGCCCGGAGATCACCCGCCTCCGGCGCCTGGCTCCCCACAGGCGAGGAGCGGAAGCCGCTATCTGGAGGCGGACTCCGGCGCCACAGAGCCGGGGCAGCCGCGGCAACGGCGAGGTGCGGGGCAGGGGCGCCCGGCAGACCCCGCGACCCCGAGCGAGTGGGCGCCCGGAGCGGGCAGCCTCGCCGGGGGAGGCGGAGGCGGCCACGGCGGCCGCGCTCGGGCGCCCCTCGCGCAGCGCTCCATGCCCGTGTGGTGCTGCCGCTGCTCCCTGGCCGGTCATTTCAGGTGACTTCCTCGCCGAGGATGGGAGGGGAGCAGGCGGGGATGCAGCGCTCTCGAGCTCTTTGGCCTGGCCGGAGTCGGGACTGGGGTGGAGGGCGAGCGCCGGGACCGCAGCGTCCTACCGCCTCGGCCGTCCTGCTGGGCGTGGGGGTGGTGTGGGGTGCGGTGTGGCGGGGTCCTTGCTCCGGGGAGCCTTGCGCTGTTGTTCCCTTTTCTCGCGCTGGACCGCGCGGGTCACGGGACTGCGGGACTGCCTAGGCCCGGGCTGAGTCGGTTACGGCGAGCTGAGACTTCCCAGTAGTGCAAAGTTTTAGCGAAGGTTTCTACAAAGTGCCTGCCTccctaaaaaaaattatttcttaaaaagtctTCTAAATGTAATGAGTGGGAGGAAGGTAGGGAACTACATTTCAGTGTCATCTAGTTACAAATAGATTCTGCCTTGGTTAAGATGTTAGCCATGGTAAGTCATGTGTGTTGTAGAAATTTAAAGAATGAGGCGATTTTACACTCACCTTATGGAGAAAGTTTTTAGGGATGATAAAAGATAATacgtttctaaaataaaagtatgttttcTAGATCTAGCACATTTGGTCAACACCTCAGTCATTGGTGGAAAGACCAGACATTAGAAACTGATTTTAACCCTGGGGTGAAGAATTGTTAAGCTTAGGGAATACCTTAGTACCTTGCTTTACATATAGTGATGTTCCAGAATAATTCTATGTAAGACTTCTTTCCTggtaaaatatgaaattatgatCAAGCGTTCCTAAATTACGGGTTTTCTAGATAGAATTTAGGTAACACATGAACTTAGATGGAAAGAAAGGTATATcatttctctaaattttaaaaactaatattcaGTTACAAATATAAGCAACAAATCACAGTAGTATGTGTGACTGTCATCAGTAGAGatcataaatatgtttatatcacATTGCAGTTGTAAATATAGAAATGCTGTGTATACTTATTCAAAATTATAGTAACACATTACTGAATTTATTGAATGCAGTGGAGAagcacatgtacatacatatcacgtttattttttatgactgtttTAATAGAATTGGTTTTCTTGTAAATCCTGTGTATATTTAAGAACAGTATTCAGAGAAGCGGTCAAGAAGCGTCATCCTGTAGTAAAAAAGATGTAAGACACAGAGAAAGTTCGGAACTTCTTTTTTAATAGTGATATTCCAAGCTTGTCTAACCTCTCAGTGAGTTTAGAATGAGTCTCTTAAGTTGTGGATATTAAGGAAAAATAGTTTCATATAATAAACTGCTTGATTTTAACTTTTAGGTGAATTTGTTGACTACTAAGACAGCGGTTTGAGAGTATCAGATTCTCTATGGAAAGTTTTAGGAAATAGATTCCCCTAGTGAAACTTGTTAAACTAAATAAAGCCCATGAGAAACTAGCATGCGTTTCGAAAAAATATTGTGTGAAAGCTATTTGACACCTTTTGATATACAGTGTAGAATTCATATTCTTTTGACTAACTCTGGGTGGTGAATACCATTTGCTTCCTGCTGTGCACAGAAATTTGGAGTAGGGAGTGAAAACCAAGTATTTGCTATGTTTTGGTCTTGAGggacagaaaggaaaacaagctAGCTGCCAAAGGTAAACATTATGATTAATAAACCACACTTTTTGTTGCAAAAACAGTTCTGTTGtgtctaaagttttttttttttttttttttaattgtttaccaGCTCCTTCAGGAATATGTTTCTGATTTACCAATGCTATTTCTCGAGCAGTttcaagtcaggagttcaggtcagcatggccaacatggtagaaatcccgtctctactaaaaacacaaaaattagctgggcatggcggtgtgtgcctgtaatcccagctactcgggaggttggggcaggagaatagcttgaacccaggagacaggttgcagtgagctgagatcgcaccactgcaccccaactgggcgacagagtgagactctgtctcaaaaaaaaaaaaaaaaaaaaacagattataaaACAGATTGTGGCATCTGTATTGTCTAACATCTGAATGGATAAGTAGTGAGAGAACTGTCCTAATTTTCCAACGGAAAAATCTTCTTTTGTGTTCTGGAAGATGAAGAGTGTGACTGACTTCATTTGTGGCTTTAGAACCTTCTTTCCATGTGGTAGTATACATTCGATAAATTTTAGGATCATGGTTCCAAAGACTATAAAAATTCAGTTagtaaaacatttcattttagtttGAATGATCATTTAAACACGTGCTTCTGCTATAGTATGGAAAAAGTCTTTTTGTTGTCCAGATACTATGTCTACACTCTCCTTTGAAATGTTCTCCGAAACTTTGTGCTGtaatgtttcaaaaacaaaaaatggaaggCCTCTAAAAGCATCTTAAATGTCAAATAGGCTTTTAACTTGCTTCCTAACAATAGAATAACTAATTTTGCATGTAAAGTGCTGTTCTTTAGTAGTTGCTAAATGTAATTGTgcatattttccaattttaatttgtgtctcaaagaaaaagtgGATTTTTATTACTCAAAATAAGTTCTTGTTTTAAATAGAATATCAAATTGGAAATCTAGAGATTAACACTGTTCATAGACTTGTGATATACTGTGCATGTACTATAAAACATGTACAGCAATACTGAGTTTACAACTTAAGCTCTGAATTTTTTAGAAAGAATAATTATTAGAAGTCTtgtttaattaatgttttatgtAAAACCAGTGAATCacactttct of Macaca fascicularis isolate 582-1 chromosome 8, T2T-MFA8v1.1 contains these proteins:
- the LOC141407494 gene encoding uncharacterized protein, which produces MERCAARSGRPLARGRGVCRAPLPRTSPLPRLPRLCGAGVRLQIAASAPRLWGARRRRRVISGRRGRGGAGRGRCDGGGGGARAPPRRCGGGGRSLRLVEPGLGRGAGPDGAEAARAGSRGLPANRAAPAAAIGTWTSVWSPPPLRVRLESCSQRQSHDLSSLQPLLVERGFCHVGQTGLELVASCDLPTSASQSAGITGVSHCAWPGLLYMPTSMSQTCHRSCEKPQT